CGTCCGGGTCGCGGTCCTGCGGCATTGGAAAGGGTTTGGGCTGTCCCTGTGCACTCCCGCCAAACCCGCCGTTGCCTCGCATGAAGATCGAATAGCCCGACATGGCCAGCAAATCCCCCGTCACCGCATCGTGAATCTTGCGAGACAGGTACATCACGGCCCCCTTGTCTGGCCCCTTGTCGTAGATCTCATCCACCGTCTCCACACCTTGCACGGCGCCCTCGGCGGGCAATTGTCGATAGATCGTGAGGAACTGTTCGCCGTGCAGCACCTGCGCCAAGTCAATCCCTGTACGTGCATCTGCCATCCAGTCGCTACTACCCGCGAGCAAGGCTGCAAACGTAGGTAACGCCTGCAGCTTGCGTTCAAACACGAACTTCAGATCCGCCTCCGTCAGCGGGTTCTCGGTCGCAGCAGCCACGCCAAGGGCATACAAGATCGTGTCCTTGGCGGTGTAGTGCTGAGTGACCGGCGGCAGTTGCCAATGCTTCACAAGTGAATAATCCAGGGACACGCCATGCCTCCTGCGCTTTGCGCAAAGTCTCCGTTTTGCCGGTCTGTCCGGCCACAAAACTGTTACATCGTCAGTTTTATGGGATATCATAGCAGAACGAAAGCTGATCTTAAATCAGTTTTATATTTTTAGCGAAGGCGGCCCACGCTCCCCGCACGAGGAGCAGATCAAGGCCCTCACGGCGCCCGTCGGCTGTCCCGCTTCCTTCAAGGGAGACATCAATGGCATTACTCGAGAACAAGGTGGTCGTGGTAACGGGCGCCGGACGCGGATTAGGCGCGGTGTATGCAAGGCGGCTGGCT
This window of the Pandoraea fibrosis genome carries:
- a CDS encoding MaoC/PaaZ C-terminal domain-containing protein, which gives rise to MSLDYSLVKHWQLPPVTQHYTAKDTILYALGVAAATENPLTEADLKFVFERKLQALPTFAALLAGSSDWMADARTGIDLAQVLHGEQFLTIYRQLPAEGAVQGVETVDEIYDKGPDKGAVMYLSRKIHDAVTGDLLAMSGYSIFMRGNGGFGGSAQGQPKPFPMPQDRDPDASLAMITRPEQAAIYRLSGDHNPLHIDPAMARLAGFDKPILHGMCSYGIAGRAILNLRCGADPSRLRKLNVRFASPVYPGETLVTEIWDLAPGRLAFRVKVLERDTVALNNGYAEYAA